The genome window TGGCGGGGCTGCTGGTAGGCCTCGGCACGCGCTACGGCGCCGGCTGCACCAGCGGGCACGGGATCTGCGGGCTGTCACGCCTGTCGCTGCGCTCGCTGGTGGCGGTGGCGTGCTTCATGGGCAGCGGGTTTGCCACTGTCTACCTCATCCGCCATCTGATCGGAGCCTGAGCATGCGCAAACTGACCGCCTTGATCGCCGGCCTGATCTTCGGCCTGGGGCTGTACCTCAGCGGCATGACCAACCCAGCCAAGGTGCTCGGGTTTCTCGACCTGGCCGGCGAATGGGACCCGTCCCTGGCACTGGTCATGCTCGGCGCGCTCGCCGTCAGCAGCGTGTTCTTCTACGTCGCCAGGCAGCGCCGCACCGCGTTGCTGGGCGCGCCGATACAGATGCCGACCAGGCGCACCCTCGACCGGCGGCTGCTGCTCGGCAGTGTGGTGTTTGGTGTTGGCTGGGGGATCGCCGGGCTGTGCCCCGGCCCTGCGGTGGCGCTGTTGCTGACCGGGCAATGGCAGGTGGGGGTGTTCGTGCTGGCGATGGCGCTGGGGATGTGGCTGTTTGAGCGGATTGAGGCGCGCAGGTTGGCCAAGGCTTGAGGCACGGGCAGGCGTTTGTGCTTTATCTCCACCCGCCTGCGGCCTACATTGAACGCCTTATCGATCAACCCCGAGGTCAGCCCCCCATGGCACGCATCGTCCGGATTCACGCCTACGGCGACGCCAGCGTCTTGAAACTCGAAGACGTAGACGTCCCCGCCCCCGCCGCCGATGAGGTCCAAATCGACGTCAAAGCCTTCGGCCTCAACCGCGCCGAAGTGATGTTCCGCAACCACGCCTACCTGCAAGAAGCCGAATTCCCCAGCCGCCTGGGCTACGAAGCGGCCGGTGTGGTAGTCGCGGTCGGCGCCGATGTCAGTGACCTGCAGGTGGGCGACGCCGTCAGCGTCATCCCACCGCTGGACATCGCCCGCTGGGGCACCTACGGCGAAGTCGCCAACGTGCCCGCCCACCTCACCGTCAAACACCCGCAAACCCTCAGCTTCGTACAAGCCGCTGCGTGCTGGATGCAATACGTCACCGCCTGGGGCGCCCTGGTGGAACAGGCCAAACTGACCCAGGGCGACACCGTACTGGTCACCGCCGCCTCCAGCAGTGTCGCCCTCGCCGCCTTCCAGATCGCCCGCAGCGTCGGCGCCACCGCCATCGGCGTGACCCGCACCCGCGCAAAAAAACAGGCGCTGCTGGATGCCGGCGCAACACACGTCATCGTCAGCGACGAAGAAAACCTAGTGGAACGCGTGATGCAACTCACCGACGGAAAAGGCGCCCGCGTGGTGTTCGACCCGATCGGCGGGCCGGGTTTTGAAGCCCTCACCCAAAGCATGGCCCAGGGCGGCATCTTGCTGGAATACGGCGCA of Pseudomonas azotoformans contains these proteins:
- a CDS encoding DUF6691 family protein, giving the protein MRKLTALIAGLIFGLGLYLSGMTNPAKVLGFLDLAGEWDPSLALVMLGALAVSSVFFYVARQRRTALLGAPIQMPTRRTLDRRLLLGSVVFGVGWGIAGLCPGPAVALLLTGQWQVGVFVLAMALGMWLFERIEARRLAKA
- a CDS encoding zinc-dependent alcohol dehydrogenase family protein; the protein is MARIVRIHAYGDASVLKLEDVDVPAPAADEVQIDVKAFGLNRAEVMFRNHAYLQEAEFPSRLGYEAAGVVVAVGADVSDLQVGDAVSVIPPLDIARWGTYGEVANVPAHLTVKHPQTLSFVQAAACWMQYVTAWGALVEQAKLTQGDTVLVTAASSSVALAAFQIARSVGATAIGVTRTRAKKQALLDAGATHVIVSDEENLVERVMQLTDGKGARVVFDPIGGPGFEALTQSMAQGGILLEYGALSAEPTPFPLFTVLGKCLTLKGYLYAEIVADPAALARAKAFILDGLASGALAPVIAKTFALDEVQEAHRFLEANQQVGKIVVTV